From one Esox lucius isolate fEsoLuc1 chromosome 11, fEsoLuc1.pri, whole genome shotgun sequence genomic stretch:
- the LOC117595173 gene encoding immunoglobulin lambda-1 light chain-like isoform X2, which translates to MLGTLCTLITALTCVSGVVVVTQKPPVVTVRKGEMVTLDCNTGDDGKIAFWYKHVQGGVPRLVLYYHHSYSSVKYGSGFSSPKFTCNHQSQRDYQFLINNVEESDSAVYYCHTWDGYASEHVFGQGTKLIVTDGDLGTPAVTLFPPSTEDLKSSKTTLVCLASNLSERSKGLVDVSWTSNGQSVTDVSTSPAEQQPDKTFKISSYLTINTEEWDKDVLFTCKVSFGSTYSEKEIRKSSCRM; encoded by the exons ATGCTGGGGACACTCTGCACTCTCATCACTGCTCTAACAT GTGTCAGTGGTGTGGTTGTAGTGACACAGAAGCCTCCTGTTGTGAcagtgaggaaaggagagatggtCACTCTGGACTGTAACACGGGGGATGATGGCAAGATTGCTTTTTGGTATAAACACGTACAAGGAGGAGTTCCTCGGTTGGTGTTATATTACCACCATAGTTACAGCTCTGTAAAATACGGTTCTGGTTTCTCCTCTCCTAAATTCACATGTAATCATCAGTCTCAAAGAGATTATCAGTTTCTCATCAATAATGTGGAGGAGTCAGACTCAGCAGTGTATTACTGTCATACATGGGACGGCTATGCTTCAGAACAC GTATTCGGACAAGGAACCAAGCTCATTGTCACTG ATGGAGATCTTGGTACACCTGCTGTGACCCTGTTCCCTCCATCTACTGAAGACCTCAAGTCCAGTAAAACAACCCTGGTGTGTCTGGCTAGTAACCTGTCTGAGAGGTCCAAGGGGTTAGTAGATGTCAGCTGGACTTCTAACGGTCAATCAGTGACAGATGTTTCTACCAGCCCTGCTGAGCAACAACCAGACAAAACCTTCAAGATCAGCAGCTATCTGACCATTAACACTgaagagtgggacaaggacGTCCTGTTCACATGTAAAGTGTCATTTGGGTCAACATACTCTGAGAAAGAGATCAGAAAGTCTAGTTGCAGAATGTAA
- the LOC117595173 gene encoding immunoglobulin lambda-1 light chain-like isoform X1, with the protein MLGTLCTLITALTCVSGVTVVTQKPPVVTVRKGEMVTMDCNLGTVTDGARWYKQVPGGVTQFILYFHHSDSAPTYGSGFSSPKFTSNHQSTSDYRLIINNVEESDSAVYYCETWDSSAKENVFGQGTKLIVTDGDLGTPAVTLFPPSTEDLKSSKTTLVCLASNLSERSKGLVDVSWTSNGQSVTDVSTSPAEQQPDKTFKISSYLTINTEEWDKDVLFTCKVSFGSTYSEKEIRKSSCRM; encoded by the exons ATGCTGGGGACACTCTGCACTCTCATCACTGCTCTAACAT GTGTCAGTGGTGTGACTGTGGTGACACAGAAGCCTCCTGTTGTGAcagtgaggaaaggagagatggtCACTATGGACTGTAACCTGGGGACTGTTACTGATGGTGCTCGTTGGTATAAACAGGTTCCAGGAGGAGTTACtcagtttattttgtatttccaCCACTCTGATAGTGCTCCTACCTATGGTTCTGGTTTCTCCTCTCCTAAATTTACATCTAATCATCAGTCTACATCAGATTACCGtttgattattaataatgtgGAGGAGTCAGACTCAGCAGTGTATTACTGTGAGACATGGGACAGCTCTGCTAAAGAGAAC GTATTCGGACAAGGAACCAAGCTCATTGTCACTG ATGGAGATCTTGGTACACCTGCTGTGACCCTGTTCCCTCCATCTACTGAAGACCTCAAGTCCAGTAAAACAACCCTGGTGTGTCTGGCTAGTAACCTGTCTGAGAGGTCCAAGGGGTTAGTAGATGTCAGCTGGACTTCTAACGGTCAATCAGTGACAGATGTTTCTACCAGCCCTGCTGAGCAACAACCAGACAAAACCTTCAAGATCAGCAGCTATCTGACCATTAACACTgaagagtgggacaaggacGTCCTGTTCACATGTAAAGTGTCATTTGGGTCAACATACTCTGAGAAAGAGATCAGAAAGTCTAGTTGCAGAATGTAA